Proteins encoded within one genomic window of Festucalex cinctus isolate MCC-2025b chromosome 18, RoL_Fcin_1.0, whole genome shotgun sequence:
- the arfip2b gene encoding arfaptin-2b isoform X2 — protein MFSLICSQELKNKKGNWKMMAIHDVHSDDHHKGAMADGLMSKAATMEIPINSNGNTGTLAEDDGLEQATKRQWRLDEKQVMVSGPNLNETSIVSGGYGGTAEGIIPTGSIKGSSMHHSSSSSSMAAEEATRGVAVEKLETVKKWGLNTYKCTKQMISERFGRGSRTVDLELEAQIELLRDTKRKYESVLRLARALTNHFYNMVQTQHALGDTFADLSQKSPELRDEFGYNAETQKLLCKNGETLLGAINYFVSSINTLVNKTMEDTLMTIKMYENARLEFDAYRSDLEELSLGPRDAAAVARIDAAQQQYQVQKDKYERLRSDVAIKLKFLEENKVKVMHKQLLLFHNAISAYFAGNQQQLEQTLKQFNIKLKPPGADKPSWLEEP, from the exons ATGTTTTCTTTAATATGCAGCcaggaattaaaaaataaaaaaggaaattgGAAAATGATGGCCATACATGACGTACATTCGGATGATCATCACAAA GGTGCCATGGCGGACGGCCTGATGAGCAAAGCGGCCACCATGGAGATCCCCATCAACAGCAATGGCAACACGGGCACGCTAGCGGAGGACGACGGCCTCGAGCAG GCGACAAAGCGGCAGTGGCGTTTAGATGAGAAG CAGGTGATGGTGTCTGGGCCGAACCTCAACGAGACCAGCATCGTGTCAGGCGGTTACGGCGGCACGGCGGAGGGCATCATCCCCACCGGGTCCATCAAAG GTTCCAGCATGcaccacagcagcagcagctcgtCCATGGCGGCGGAGGAGGCCACCCGAGGCGTGGCGGTGGAAAAGCTGGAGACCGTCAAGAAGTGGGGTCTCAACACTTACAAG tgcacCAAGCAGATGATCTCGGAACGTTTTGGACGCGGCTCGCGAACGGTGGATCTGGAGCTCGAGGCCCAGATCGAGCTGCTGCGGGACACCAAGCGCAAATACGAGAGCGTGCTGCGACTGGCCCGGGCGCTGACCAATCATTTCTACAACATGGTGCAGACGCAGCACGCGCTGGGCGACACCTTCGCCGACCTCAGTCAGAAGTCGCCGGAGCTTCGG GACGAGTTCGGCTACAACGCAGAGACCCAAAAGCTGCTGTGCAAGAACGGCGAGACGCTGCTGGGCGCCATTAACTATTTTGTGTCCAGCATCAACACACTGGTCAACAAGACCATGGAGGACACGCTCATGACCATCAAGATGTACGAAAAcgccag GTTGGAATTCGACGCGTACCGGTCAGACCTGGAGGAGCTGAGCTTAGGGCCCCGGGACGCGGCTGCCGTGGCCCGCATAGACGCGGCGCAGCAGCAGTACCAGGTCCAGAAGGACAAGTACGAACGGCTGCGCTCTGACGTCGCCATCAAACTCAAGTTCCTGGAGGAGAACAAG GTGAAGGTGATGCACAAGCAGCTTTTGCTCTTCCACAACGCCATCTCGGCGTACTTCGCCGGCAACCAGCAGCAGCTGGAGCAAACGCTCAAGCAGTTCAACATCAAGCTGAAGCCGCCCGGCGCCGACAAGCCGTCCTGGCTGGAGGAGCCGTGA
- the arfip2b gene encoding arfaptin-2b isoform X8 — MEQGCVCATKRQWRLDEKDLQQVMVSGPNLNETSIVSGGYGGTAEGIIPTGSIKGPAVRYNPDFNKRIPITGLGSSMHHSSSSSSMAAEEATRGVAVEKLETVKKWGLNTYKCTKQMISERFGRGSRTVDLELEAQIELLRDTKRKYESVLRLARALTNHFYNMVQTQHALGDTFADLSQKSPELRDEFGYNAETQKLLCKNGETLLGAINYFVSSINTLVNKTMEDTLMTIKMYENARLEFDAYRSDLEELSLGPRDAAAVARIDAAQQQYQVQKDKYERLRSDVAIKLKFLEENKVKVMHKQLLLFHNAISAYFAGNQQQLEQTLKQFNIKLKPPGADKPSWLEEP; from the exons ATGGAAcagggatgtgtgtgt GCGACAAAGCGGCAGTGGCGTTTAGATGAGAAG GACCTGCAGCAGGTGATGGTGTCTGGGCCGAACCTCAACGAGACCAGCATCGTGTCAGGCGGTTACGGCGGCACGGCGGAGGGCATCATCCCCACCGGGTCCATCAAAG GCCCGGCAGTGCGCTACAACCCTGACTTTAACAAACGGATCCCGATCACAGGATTAG GTTCCAGCATGcaccacagcagcagcagctcgtCCATGGCGGCGGAGGAGGCCACCCGAGGCGTGGCGGTGGAAAAGCTGGAGACCGTCAAGAAGTGGGGTCTCAACACTTACAAG tgcacCAAGCAGATGATCTCGGAACGTTTTGGACGCGGCTCGCGAACGGTGGATCTGGAGCTCGAGGCCCAGATCGAGCTGCTGCGGGACACCAAGCGCAAATACGAGAGCGTGCTGCGACTGGCCCGGGCGCTGACCAATCATTTCTACAACATGGTGCAGACGCAGCACGCGCTGGGCGACACCTTCGCCGACCTCAGTCAGAAGTCGCCGGAGCTTCGG GACGAGTTCGGCTACAACGCAGAGACCCAAAAGCTGCTGTGCAAGAACGGCGAGACGCTGCTGGGCGCCATTAACTATTTTGTGTCCAGCATCAACACACTGGTCAACAAGACCATGGAGGACACGCTCATGACCATCAAGATGTACGAAAAcgccag GTTGGAATTCGACGCGTACCGGTCAGACCTGGAGGAGCTGAGCTTAGGGCCCCGGGACGCGGCTGCCGTGGCCCGCATAGACGCGGCGCAGCAGCAGTACCAGGTCCAGAAGGACAAGTACGAACGGCTGCGCTCTGACGTCGCCATCAAACTCAAGTTCCTGGAGGAGAACAAG GTGAAGGTGATGCACAAGCAGCTTTTGCTCTTCCACAACGCCATCTCGGCGTACTTCGCCGGCAACCAGCAGCAGCTGGAGCAAACGCTCAAGCAGTTCAACATCAAGCTGAAGCCGCCCGGCGCCGACAAGCCGTCCTGGCTGGAGGAGCCGTGA
- the arfip2b gene encoding arfaptin-2b isoform X9 yields the protein MFSLFSPFCVCPVAHMDPDLQQVMVSGPNLNETSIVSGGYGGTAEGIIPTGSIKGPAVRYNPDFNKRIPITGLGSSMHHSSSSSSMAAEEATRGVAVEKLETVKKWGLNTYKCTKQMISERFGRGSRTVDLELEAQIELLRDTKRKYESVLRLARALTNHFYNMVQTQHALGDTFADLSQKSPELRDEFGYNAETQKLLCKNGETLLGAINYFVSSINTLVNKTMEDTLMTIKMYENARLEFDAYRSDLEELSLGPRDAAAVARIDAAQQQYQVQKDKYERLRSDVAIKLKFLEENKVKVMHKQLLLFHNAISAYFAGNQQQLEQTLKQFNIKLKPPGADKPSWLEEP from the exons ATGTTTTcgcttttttctcctttctgcGTCTGTCCCGTGGCCCACATGGACCCG GACCTGCAGCAGGTGATGGTGTCTGGGCCGAACCTCAACGAGACCAGCATCGTGTCAGGCGGTTACGGCGGCACGGCGGAGGGCATCATCCCCACCGGGTCCATCAAAG GCCCGGCAGTGCGCTACAACCCTGACTTTAACAAACGGATCCCGATCACAGGATTAG GTTCCAGCATGcaccacagcagcagcagctcgtCCATGGCGGCGGAGGAGGCCACCCGAGGCGTGGCGGTGGAAAAGCTGGAGACCGTCAAGAAGTGGGGTCTCAACACTTACAAG tgcacCAAGCAGATGATCTCGGAACGTTTTGGACGCGGCTCGCGAACGGTGGATCTGGAGCTCGAGGCCCAGATCGAGCTGCTGCGGGACACCAAGCGCAAATACGAGAGCGTGCTGCGACTGGCCCGGGCGCTGACCAATCATTTCTACAACATGGTGCAGACGCAGCACGCGCTGGGCGACACCTTCGCCGACCTCAGTCAGAAGTCGCCGGAGCTTCGG GACGAGTTCGGCTACAACGCAGAGACCCAAAAGCTGCTGTGCAAGAACGGCGAGACGCTGCTGGGCGCCATTAACTATTTTGTGTCCAGCATCAACACACTGGTCAACAAGACCATGGAGGACACGCTCATGACCATCAAGATGTACGAAAAcgccag GTTGGAATTCGACGCGTACCGGTCAGACCTGGAGGAGCTGAGCTTAGGGCCCCGGGACGCGGCTGCCGTGGCCCGCATAGACGCGGCGCAGCAGCAGTACCAGGTCCAGAAGGACAAGTACGAACGGCTGCGCTCTGACGTCGCCATCAAACTCAAGTTCCTGGAGGAGAACAAG GTGAAGGTGATGCACAAGCAGCTTTTGCTCTTCCACAACGCCATCTCGGCGTACTTCGCCGGCAACCAGCAGCAGCTGGAGCAAACGCTCAAGCAGTTCAACATCAAGCTGAAGCCGCCCGGCGCCGACAAGCCGTCCTGGCTGGAGGAGCCGTGA
- the arfip2b gene encoding arfaptin-2b isoform X4, which yields MFSLICSQELKNKKGNWKMMAIHDVHSDDHHKGAMADGLMSKAATMEIPINSNGNTGTLAEDDGLEQQVMVSGPNLNETSIVSGGYGGTAEGIIPTGSIKGSSMHHSSSSSSMAAEEATRGVAVEKLETVKKWGLNTYKCTKQMISERFGRGSRTVDLELEAQIELLRDTKRKYESVLRLARALTNHFYNMVQTQHALGDTFADLSQKSPELRDEFGYNAETQKLLCKNGETLLGAINYFVSSINTLVNKTMEDTLMTIKMYENARLEFDAYRSDLEELSLGPRDAAAVARIDAAQQQYQVQKDKYERLRSDVAIKLKFLEENKVKVMHKQLLLFHNAISAYFAGNQQQLEQTLKQFNIKLKPPGADKPSWLEEP from the exons ATGTTTTCTTTAATATGCAGCcaggaattaaaaaataaaaaaggaaattgGAAAATGATGGCCATACATGACGTACATTCGGATGATCATCACAAA GGTGCCATGGCGGACGGCCTGATGAGCAAAGCGGCCACCATGGAGATCCCCATCAACAGCAATGGCAACACGGGCACGCTAGCGGAGGACGACGGCCTCGAGCAG CAGGTGATGGTGTCTGGGCCGAACCTCAACGAGACCAGCATCGTGTCAGGCGGTTACGGCGGCACGGCGGAGGGCATCATCCCCACCGGGTCCATCAAAG GTTCCAGCATGcaccacagcagcagcagctcgtCCATGGCGGCGGAGGAGGCCACCCGAGGCGTGGCGGTGGAAAAGCTGGAGACCGTCAAGAAGTGGGGTCTCAACACTTACAAG tgcacCAAGCAGATGATCTCGGAACGTTTTGGACGCGGCTCGCGAACGGTGGATCTGGAGCTCGAGGCCCAGATCGAGCTGCTGCGGGACACCAAGCGCAAATACGAGAGCGTGCTGCGACTGGCCCGGGCGCTGACCAATCATTTCTACAACATGGTGCAGACGCAGCACGCGCTGGGCGACACCTTCGCCGACCTCAGTCAGAAGTCGCCGGAGCTTCGG GACGAGTTCGGCTACAACGCAGAGACCCAAAAGCTGCTGTGCAAGAACGGCGAGACGCTGCTGGGCGCCATTAACTATTTTGTGTCCAGCATCAACACACTGGTCAACAAGACCATGGAGGACACGCTCATGACCATCAAGATGTACGAAAAcgccag GTTGGAATTCGACGCGTACCGGTCAGACCTGGAGGAGCTGAGCTTAGGGCCCCGGGACGCGGCTGCCGTGGCCCGCATAGACGCGGCGCAGCAGCAGTACCAGGTCCAGAAGGACAAGTACGAACGGCTGCGCTCTGACGTCGCCATCAAACTCAAGTTCCTGGAGGAGAACAAG GTGAAGGTGATGCACAAGCAGCTTTTGCTCTTCCACAACGCCATCTCGGCGTACTTCGCCGGCAACCAGCAGCAGCTGGAGCAAACGCTCAAGCAGTTCAACATCAAGCTGAAGCCGCCCGGCGCCGACAAGCCGTCCTGGCTGGAGGAGCCGTGA
- the arfip2b gene encoding arfaptin-2b isoform X3 has protein sequence MFSLICSQELKNKKGNWKMMAIHDVHSDDHHKGAMADGLMSKAATMEIPINSNGNTGTLAEDDGLEQDLQQVMVSGPNLNETSIVSGGYGGTAEGIIPTGSIKGSSMHHSSSSSSMAAEEATRGVAVEKLETVKKWGLNTYKCTKQMISERFGRGSRTVDLELEAQIELLRDTKRKYESVLRLARALTNHFYNMVQTQHALGDTFADLSQKSPELRDEFGYNAETQKLLCKNGETLLGAINYFVSSINTLVNKTMEDTLMTIKMYENARLEFDAYRSDLEELSLGPRDAAAVARIDAAQQQYQVQKDKYERLRSDVAIKLKFLEENKVKVMHKQLLLFHNAISAYFAGNQQQLEQTLKQFNIKLKPPGADKPSWLEEP, from the exons ATGTTTTCTTTAATATGCAGCcaggaattaaaaaataaaaaaggaaattgGAAAATGATGGCCATACATGACGTACATTCGGATGATCATCACAAA GGTGCCATGGCGGACGGCCTGATGAGCAAAGCGGCCACCATGGAGATCCCCATCAACAGCAATGGCAACACGGGCACGCTAGCGGAGGACGACGGCCTCGAGCAG GACCTGCAGCAGGTGATGGTGTCTGGGCCGAACCTCAACGAGACCAGCATCGTGTCAGGCGGTTACGGCGGCACGGCGGAGGGCATCATCCCCACCGGGTCCATCAAAG GTTCCAGCATGcaccacagcagcagcagctcgtCCATGGCGGCGGAGGAGGCCACCCGAGGCGTGGCGGTGGAAAAGCTGGAGACCGTCAAGAAGTGGGGTCTCAACACTTACAAG tgcacCAAGCAGATGATCTCGGAACGTTTTGGACGCGGCTCGCGAACGGTGGATCTGGAGCTCGAGGCCCAGATCGAGCTGCTGCGGGACACCAAGCGCAAATACGAGAGCGTGCTGCGACTGGCCCGGGCGCTGACCAATCATTTCTACAACATGGTGCAGACGCAGCACGCGCTGGGCGACACCTTCGCCGACCTCAGTCAGAAGTCGCCGGAGCTTCGG GACGAGTTCGGCTACAACGCAGAGACCCAAAAGCTGCTGTGCAAGAACGGCGAGACGCTGCTGGGCGCCATTAACTATTTTGTGTCCAGCATCAACACACTGGTCAACAAGACCATGGAGGACACGCTCATGACCATCAAGATGTACGAAAAcgccag GTTGGAATTCGACGCGTACCGGTCAGACCTGGAGGAGCTGAGCTTAGGGCCCCGGGACGCGGCTGCCGTGGCCCGCATAGACGCGGCGCAGCAGCAGTACCAGGTCCAGAAGGACAAGTACGAACGGCTGCGCTCTGACGTCGCCATCAAACTCAAGTTCCTGGAGGAGAACAAG GTGAAGGTGATGCACAAGCAGCTTTTGCTCTTCCACAACGCCATCTCGGCGTACTTCGCCGGCAACCAGCAGCAGCTGGAGCAAACGCTCAAGCAGTTCAACATCAAGCTGAAGCCGCCCGGCGCCGACAAGCCGTCCTGGCTGGAGGAGCCGTGA
- the arfip2b gene encoding arfaptin-2b isoform X7 encodes MADGLMSKAATMEIPINSNGNTGTLAEDDGLEQQVMVSGPNLNETSIVSGGYGGTAEGIIPTGSIKGPAVRYNPDFNKRIPITGLGSSMHHSSSSSSMAAEEATRGVAVEKLETVKKWGLNTYKCTKQMISERFGRGSRTVDLELEAQIELLRDTKRKYESVLRLARALTNHFYNMVQTQHALGDTFADLSQKSPELRDEFGYNAETQKLLCKNGETLLGAINYFVSSINTLVNKTMEDTLMTIKMYENARLEFDAYRSDLEELSLGPRDAAAVARIDAAQQQYQVQKDKYERLRSDVAIKLKFLEENKVKVMHKQLLLFHNAISAYFAGNQQQLEQTLKQFNIKLKPPGADKPSWLEEP; translated from the exons ATGGCGGACGGCCTGATGAGCAAAGCGGCCACCATGGAGATCCCCATCAACAGCAATGGCAACACGGGCACGCTAGCGGAGGACGACGGCCTCGAGCAG CAGGTGATGGTGTCTGGGCCGAACCTCAACGAGACCAGCATCGTGTCAGGCGGTTACGGCGGCACGGCGGAGGGCATCATCCCCACCGGGTCCATCAAAG GCCCGGCAGTGCGCTACAACCCTGACTTTAACAAACGGATCCCGATCACAGGATTAG GTTCCAGCATGcaccacagcagcagcagctcgtCCATGGCGGCGGAGGAGGCCACCCGAGGCGTGGCGGTGGAAAAGCTGGAGACCGTCAAGAAGTGGGGTCTCAACACTTACAAG tgcacCAAGCAGATGATCTCGGAACGTTTTGGACGCGGCTCGCGAACGGTGGATCTGGAGCTCGAGGCCCAGATCGAGCTGCTGCGGGACACCAAGCGCAAATACGAGAGCGTGCTGCGACTGGCCCGGGCGCTGACCAATCATTTCTACAACATGGTGCAGACGCAGCACGCGCTGGGCGACACCTTCGCCGACCTCAGTCAGAAGTCGCCGGAGCTTCGG GACGAGTTCGGCTACAACGCAGAGACCCAAAAGCTGCTGTGCAAGAACGGCGAGACGCTGCTGGGCGCCATTAACTATTTTGTGTCCAGCATCAACACACTGGTCAACAAGACCATGGAGGACACGCTCATGACCATCAAGATGTACGAAAAcgccag GTTGGAATTCGACGCGTACCGGTCAGACCTGGAGGAGCTGAGCTTAGGGCCCCGGGACGCGGCTGCCGTGGCCCGCATAGACGCGGCGCAGCAGCAGTACCAGGTCCAGAAGGACAAGTACGAACGGCTGCGCTCTGACGTCGCCATCAAACTCAAGTTCCTGGAGGAGAACAAG GTGAAGGTGATGCACAAGCAGCTTTTGCTCTTCCACAACGCCATCTCGGCGTACTTCGCCGGCAACCAGCAGCAGCTGGAGCAAACGCTCAAGCAGTTCAACATCAAGCTGAAGCCGCCCGGCGCCGACAAGCCGTCCTGGCTGGAGGAGCCGTGA
- the arfip2b gene encoding arfaptin-2b isoform X5 — protein sequence MADGLMSKAATMEIPINSNGNTGTLAEDDGLEQATKRQWRLDEKDLQQVMVSGPNLNETSIVSGGYGGTAEGIIPTGSIKGPAVRYNPDFNKRIPITGLGSSMHHSSSSSSMAAEEATRGVAVEKLETVKKWGLNTYKCTKQMISERFGRGSRTVDLELEAQIELLRDTKRKYESVLRLARALTNHFYNMVQTQHALGDTFADLSQKSPELRDEFGYNAETQKLLCKNGETLLGAINYFVSSINTLVNKTMEDTLMTIKMYENARLEFDAYRSDLEELSLGPRDAAAVARIDAAQQQYQVQKDKYERLRSDVAIKLKFLEENKVKVMHKQLLLFHNAISAYFAGNQQQLEQTLKQFNIKLKPPGADKPSWLEEP from the exons ATGGCGGACGGCCTGATGAGCAAAGCGGCCACCATGGAGATCCCCATCAACAGCAATGGCAACACGGGCACGCTAGCGGAGGACGACGGCCTCGAGCAG GCGACAAAGCGGCAGTGGCGTTTAGATGAGAAG GACCTGCAGCAGGTGATGGTGTCTGGGCCGAACCTCAACGAGACCAGCATCGTGTCAGGCGGTTACGGCGGCACGGCGGAGGGCATCATCCCCACCGGGTCCATCAAAG GCCCGGCAGTGCGCTACAACCCTGACTTTAACAAACGGATCCCGATCACAGGATTAG GTTCCAGCATGcaccacagcagcagcagctcgtCCATGGCGGCGGAGGAGGCCACCCGAGGCGTGGCGGTGGAAAAGCTGGAGACCGTCAAGAAGTGGGGTCTCAACACTTACAAG tgcacCAAGCAGATGATCTCGGAACGTTTTGGACGCGGCTCGCGAACGGTGGATCTGGAGCTCGAGGCCCAGATCGAGCTGCTGCGGGACACCAAGCGCAAATACGAGAGCGTGCTGCGACTGGCCCGGGCGCTGACCAATCATTTCTACAACATGGTGCAGACGCAGCACGCGCTGGGCGACACCTTCGCCGACCTCAGTCAGAAGTCGCCGGAGCTTCGG GACGAGTTCGGCTACAACGCAGAGACCCAAAAGCTGCTGTGCAAGAACGGCGAGACGCTGCTGGGCGCCATTAACTATTTTGTGTCCAGCATCAACACACTGGTCAACAAGACCATGGAGGACACGCTCATGACCATCAAGATGTACGAAAAcgccag GTTGGAATTCGACGCGTACCGGTCAGACCTGGAGGAGCTGAGCTTAGGGCCCCGGGACGCGGCTGCCGTGGCCCGCATAGACGCGGCGCAGCAGCAGTACCAGGTCCAGAAGGACAAGTACGAACGGCTGCGCTCTGACGTCGCCATCAAACTCAAGTTCCTGGAGGAGAACAAG GTGAAGGTGATGCACAAGCAGCTTTTGCTCTTCCACAACGCCATCTCGGCGTACTTCGCCGGCAACCAGCAGCAGCTGGAGCAAACGCTCAAGCAGTTCAACATCAAGCTGAAGCCGCCCGGCGCCGACAAGCCGTCCTGGCTGGAGGAGCCGTGA
- the arfip2b gene encoding arfaptin-2b isoform X1, whose product MFSLICSQELKNKKGNWKMMAIHDVHSDDHHKGAMADGLMSKAATMEIPINSNGNTGTLAEDDGLEQATKRQWRLDEKDLQQVMVSGPNLNETSIVSGGYGGTAEGIIPTGSIKGSSMHHSSSSSSMAAEEATRGVAVEKLETVKKWGLNTYKCTKQMISERFGRGSRTVDLELEAQIELLRDTKRKYESVLRLARALTNHFYNMVQTQHALGDTFADLSQKSPELRDEFGYNAETQKLLCKNGETLLGAINYFVSSINTLVNKTMEDTLMTIKMYENARLEFDAYRSDLEELSLGPRDAAAVARIDAAQQQYQVQKDKYERLRSDVAIKLKFLEENKVKVMHKQLLLFHNAISAYFAGNQQQLEQTLKQFNIKLKPPGADKPSWLEEP is encoded by the exons ATGTTTTCTTTAATATGCAGCcaggaattaaaaaataaaaaaggaaattgGAAAATGATGGCCATACATGACGTACATTCGGATGATCATCACAAA GGTGCCATGGCGGACGGCCTGATGAGCAAAGCGGCCACCATGGAGATCCCCATCAACAGCAATGGCAACACGGGCACGCTAGCGGAGGACGACGGCCTCGAGCAG GCGACAAAGCGGCAGTGGCGTTTAGATGAGAAG GACCTGCAGCAGGTGATGGTGTCTGGGCCGAACCTCAACGAGACCAGCATCGTGTCAGGCGGTTACGGCGGCACGGCGGAGGGCATCATCCCCACCGGGTCCATCAAAG GTTCCAGCATGcaccacagcagcagcagctcgtCCATGGCGGCGGAGGAGGCCACCCGAGGCGTGGCGGTGGAAAAGCTGGAGACCGTCAAGAAGTGGGGTCTCAACACTTACAAG tgcacCAAGCAGATGATCTCGGAACGTTTTGGACGCGGCTCGCGAACGGTGGATCTGGAGCTCGAGGCCCAGATCGAGCTGCTGCGGGACACCAAGCGCAAATACGAGAGCGTGCTGCGACTGGCCCGGGCGCTGACCAATCATTTCTACAACATGGTGCAGACGCAGCACGCGCTGGGCGACACCTTCGCCGACCTCAGTCAGAAGTCGCCGGAGCTTCGG GACGAGTTCGGCTACAACGCAGAGACCCAAAAGCTGCTGTGCAAGAACGGCGAGACGCTGCTGGGCGCCATTAACTATTTTGTGTCCAGCATCAACACACTGGTCAACAAGACCATGGAGGACACGCTCATGACCATCAAGATGTACGAAAAcgccag GTTGGAATTCGACGCGTACCGGTCAGACCTGGAGGAGCTGAGCTTAGGGCCCCGGGACGCGGCTGCCGTGGCCCGCATAGACGCGGCGCAGCAGCAGTACCAGGTCCAGAAGGACAAGTACGAACGGCTGCGCTCTGACGTCGCCATCAAACTCAAGTTCCTGGAGGAGAACAAG GTGAAGGTGATGCACAAGCAGCTTTTGCTCTTCCACAACGCCATCTCGGCGTACTTCGCCGGCAACCAGCAGCAGCTGGAGCAAACGCTCAAGCAGTTCAACATCAAGCTGAAGCCGCCCGGCGCCGACAAGCCGTCCTGGCTGGAGGAGCCGTGA
- the arfip2b gene encoding arfaptin-2b isoform X10, with the protein MFSLFSPFCVCPVAHMDPDLQQVMVSGPNLNETSIVSGGYGGTAEGIIPTGSIKGSSMHHSSSSSSMAAEEATRGVAVEKLETVKKWGLNTYKCTKQMISERFGRGSRTVDLELEAQIELLRDTKRKYESVLRLARALTNHFYNMVQTQHALGDTFADLSQKSPELRDEFGYNAETQKLLCKNGETLLGAINYFVSSINTLVNKTMEDTLMTIKMYENARLEFDAYRSDLEELSLGPRDAAAVARIDAAQQQYQVQKDKYERLRSDVAIKLKFLEENKVKVMHKQLLLFHNAISAYFAGNQQQLEQTLKQFNIKLKPPGADKPSWLEEP; encoded by the exons ATGTTTTcgcttttttctcctttctgcGTCTGTCCCGTGGCCCACATGGACCCG GACCTGCAGCAGGTGATGGTGTCTGGGCCGAACCTCAACGAGACCAGCATCGTGTCAGGCGGTTACGGCGGCACGGCGGAGGGCATCATCCCCACCGGGTCCATCAAAG GTTCCAGCATGcaccacagcagcagcagctcgtCCATGGCGGCGGAGGAGGCCACCCGAGGCGTGGCGGTGGAAAAGCTGGAGACCGTCAAGAAGTGGGGTCTCAACACTTACAAG tgcacCAAGCAGATGATCTCGGAACGTTTTGGACGCGGCTCGCGAACGGTGGATCTGGAGCTCGAGGCCCAGATCGAGCTGCTGCGGGACACCAAGCGCAAATACGAGAGCGTGCTGCGACTGGCCCGGGCGCTGACCAATCATTTCTACAACATGGTGCAGACGCAGCACGCGCTGGGCGACACCTTCGCCGACCTCAGTCAGAAGTCGCCGGAGCTTCGG GACGAGTTCGGCTACAACGCAGAGACCCAAAAGCTGCTGTGCAAGAACGGCGAGACGCTGCTGGGCGCCATTAACTATTTTGTGTCCAGCATCAACACACTGGTCAACAAGACCATGGAGGACACGCTCATGACCATCAAGATGTACGAAAAcgccag GTTGGAATTCGACGCGTACCGGTCAGACCTGGAGGAGCTGAGCTTAGGGCCCCGGGACGCGGCTGCCGTGGCCCGCATAGACGCGGCGCAGCAGCAGTACCAGGTCCAGAAGGACAAGTACGAACGGCTGCGCTCTGACGTCGCCATCAAACTCAAGTTCCTGGAGGAGAACAAG GTGAAGGTGATGCACAAGCAGCTTTTGCTCTTCCACAACGCCATCTCGGCGTACTTCGCCGGCAACCAGCAGCAGCTGGAGCAAACGCTCAAGCAGTTCAACATCAAGCTGAAGCCGCCCGGCGCCGACAAGCCGTCCTGGCTGGAGGAGCCGTGA